A stretch of the Chroogloeocystis siderophila 5.2 s.c.1 genome encodes the following:
- the cruG gene encoding 2'-O-glycosyltransferase CruG, with product MAFLLLLIQIPAAAVLLSRLLKGPSRHPPLKPTSATPDLVGSVSVVVPTLNEADRIGPCLAGLSRQSYEVREVIIVDSNSQDGTPDLVKAVQKNDPRFRLMTDDPLPADWVGRPWALHNGFLHSSEHSQWFLGMDADTQPHPGLVASLIKTAQTEGYDLVSLSPQFILNSPGECWLQPALLMTLLYRFESAGVDSSVAERVMANGQCFLCRRAVLAQVGGYSSAKSSFCDDVTLARNISSQGFRVGFLDGAQVFKVRMYEGAIQTWQEWGRSLDLKDASSSAALWWDLWLLFAVQALPLPILLGYFLFPSSTLSPFSLALLGLNSFLLIVRFALLLAIAPSYDRSQAKGGWLFWLSPFADPLAVLRIFLSAFRTPTQWRGRQYGHPS from the coding sequence ATGGCATTTTTATTACTACTGATTCAAATACCAGCAGCGGCAGTGTTGCTGTCACGTTTGCTCAAAGGTCCCAGTCGCCATCCTCCGCTAAAACCCACTTCGGCTACACCAGATCTTGTGGGTAGTGTAAGCGTTGTCGTACCGACTTTAAATGAAGCTGACCGCATTGGCCCTTGTTTAGCTGGGTTAAGTCGGCAAAGTTACGAAGTGCGAGAAGTGATTATTGTCGATAGCAACTCGCAGGATGGCACACCAGACTTAGTAAAGGCGGTGCAAAAAAATGACCCGCGCTTTCGTTTAATGACTGACGATCCTTTACCCGCTGACTGGGTAGGACGTCCTTGGGCTTTACATAATGGCTTTTTACATAGTTCCGAACATAGTCAGTGGTTTTTAGGTATGGATGCCGATACTCAACCGCATCCAGGCTTAGTTGCCAGCCTTATAAAAACGGCTCAAACGGAAGGCTATGACTTGGTATCTTTATCACCGCAATTTATTTTGAACTCCCCTGGAGAGTGTTGGTTACAACCTGCGTTGTTAATGACGCTACTATACAGGTTTGAAAGTGCGGGTGTCGATAGTTCAGTTGCAGAAAGAGTTATGGCAAACGGACAGTGTTTTTTGTGTCGGCGGGCGGTTTTAGCTCAGGTAGGTGGCTATAGCAGCGCGAAAAGTTCGTTCTGTGATGACGTGACTTTAGCACGAAATATCTCATCACAAGGCTTTCGTGTGGGATTTTTAGATGGTGCTCAGGTGTTTAAAGTCAGGATGTACGAAGGCGCAATCCAAACTTGGCAAGAGTGGGGGCGATCGCTTGATTTAAAAGATGCTTCCTCATCCGCAGCTTTGTGGTGGGATTTGTGGTTGCTTTTTGCCGTGCAAGCGTTACCGTTACCAATCTTACTAGGCTATTTTCTTTTCCCGTCGTCTACACTTTCGCCTTTTTCACTAGCATTGCTGGGACTCAATTCGTTTTTACTGATTGTCCGCTTTGCTTTGTTGTTGGCGATCGCGCCTTCCTACGATCGCTCGCAAGCAAAAGGAGGTTGGTTATTTTGGTTGTCACCTTTTGCTGATCCTTTGGCGGTACTGCGGATTTTCTTATCGGCTTTTCGCACTCCTACTCAGTGGCGGGGTCGCCAGTATGGTCATCCGAGTTAA
- the cruF gene encoding gamma-carotene 1'-hydroxylase CruF: MKQLVIAERYCLIGHILAKTFGLAGLLLVVPHADAILRLLPDGQSLFQWSVEKSMAGGGVTDILFGLAAVSIFAYRTVGMRLTLAFMLPAVAISLTSELLGTGTGFPFGDYSYLSGLGYKIAGLVPFTIPLSWFYMGFSSYLIASVALNTNKSNWLRQVGAILLGAMLFTAWDFALEPAMSQTNFPFWYWAEPGAFFGTPYRNYLGWYGTSALFMSVAAILWRNPRLNLNRAQLVVPLIVYLSNVAFAAAISLAFGYWIPVALGLIFGVIPVIFLWWMAQPSTDAVVEAATGVVNNPSVKVALK, from the coding sequence ATGAAGCAACTTGTTATTGCTGAACGCTACTGCTTAATCGGTCATATTTTGGCAAAGACTTTTGGACTAGCAGGGTTGCTCCTAGTCGTACCGCACGCGGATGCCATCTTACGTTTACTACCAGATGGACAAAGCTTGTTTCAATGGAGTGTTGAAAAATCAATGGCAGGAGGCGGCGTCACGGATATCCTTTTTGGGTTAGCCGCCGTCTCAATTTTTGCCTATCGCACGGTTGGGATGCGGCTCACATTAGCCTTTATGCTGCCAGCCGTTGCGATATCTTTGACGAGTGAATTATTAGGAACAGGCACTGGATTTCCTTTTGGAGATTATAGCTACCTCAGTGGATTAGGGTACAAAATTGCGGGGTTAGTGCCTTTTACTATCCCGCTGTCTTGGTTTTATATGGGTTTTTCTTCCTATTTAATTGCTAGTGTTGCTTTAAATACCAATAAATCAAACTGGTTACGCCAAGTAGGTGCTATCCTTTTGGGGGCGATGCTGTTTACTGCTTGGGATTTTGCTTTAGAACCAGCAATGAGTCAGACAAATTTTCCGTTTTGGTACTGGGCAGAACCAGGAGCGTTTTTTGGAACACCGTATCGTAACTATTTAGGTTGGTATGGCACGAGTGCCTTATTTATGAGTGTGGCTGCAATCTTGTGGAGAAATCCACGCTTAAATTTAAATCGTGCGCAACTTGTTGTACCACTGATTGTCTACTTAAGTAACGTTGCGTTTGCTGCTGCGATTAGCTTAGCTTTTGGATATTGGATTCCTGTTGCTCTAGGTTTAATCTTCGGTGTCATTCCAGTGATTTTCCTATGGTGGATGGCACAACCAAGTACAGACGCTGTTGTCGAAGCCGCGACAGGGGTTGTCAACAACCCTTCAGTAAAAGTTGCCTTGAAGTAA
- the rpmA gene encoding 50S ribosomal protein L27, producing MAHKKGTGSTRNGRDSNAQRLGVKRFGGETVRAGNIIVRQRGTKFHPGNNVGIGSDDTLFALIDGIVTFERKDRTRKKVSIYPAATPEATTTAS from the coding sequence ATGGCTCATAAGAAAGGAACGGGTAGTACCCGCAACGGTCGTGACTCGAACGCCCAGCGTTTAGGCGTGAAACGCTTTGGTGGTGAAACAGTTCGTGCTGGTAATATTATAGTGCGCCAGCGCGGTACTAAATTCCACCCTGGAAACAACGTGGGTATCGGTAGCGATGACACCTTGTTTGCTCTCATTGATGGCATTGTCACGTTTGAAAGAAAGGATAGAACCCGCAAAAAGGTCAGCATCTACCCAGCAGCTACCCCAGAAGCGACAACAACAGCATCGTAA